From a region of the Salarias fasciatus chromosome 6, fSalaFa1.1, whole genome shotgun sequence genome:
- the LOC115390182 gene encoding histone H2A-like yields the protein MSGRGKTGGKARAKAKTRSSRAGLQFPVGRVHRLLRKGNYGERVGAGAPVYLAAVLEYLTAEILELAGNAARDNKKTRIIPRHLQLAVRNDEELNKLLGGVTIAQGGVLPNIQAVLLPKKTEKPAKAK from the coding sequence ATGAGCGGCAGAGGAAAGACCGGCGGTAAAGCCAGAGCCAAGGCCAAGACCCGCTCGTCCCGTGCGGGCCTCCAGTTCCCGGTGGGCCGTGTTCACAGACTGCTCCGTAAAGGTAACTACGGGGAGCGCGTGGGAGCCGGAGCCCCCGTGTACCTGGCGGCCGTGCTGGAGTACCTGACCGCTGAGATCCTGGAGCTGGCTGGAAACGCCGCCCGCGACAACAAAAAGACCCGCATCATCCCGCGTCATCTGCAGCTGGCTGTGCGCAACGACGAGGAGCTCAACAAGCTGCTGGGTGGAGTCACCATCGCTCAGGGCGGCGTCCTGCCCAACATCCAGGCGGTGCTGCTGCCCAAGAAGACCGAGAAGCCGGCCAAGGCCAAGTAA
- the LOC115390178 gene encoding histone H2A — MSGRGKTGGKARAKAKTRSSRAGLQFPVGRVHRLLRKGNYAERVGAGAPVYLAAVLEYLTAEILELAGNAARDNKKTRIIPRHLQLAVRNDEELNKLLGGVTIAQGGVLPNIQAVLLPKKTEKPAKAK, encoded by the coding sequence ATGAGCGGCAGAGGAAAGACCGGCGGTAAAGCCAGAGCCAAGGCCAAGACCCGCTCGTCCCGTGCGGGCCTCCAGTTCCCGGTGGGCCGTGTTCACAGGCTGCTGCGCAAAGGCAACTACGCGGAGCGGGTGGGAGCCGGAGCCCCCGTGTACCTGGCGGCCGTGCTGGAGTACCTGACCGCTGAGATCCTGGAGCTGGCTGGAAACGCCGCCCGCGACAACAAGAAGACCCGCATCATCCCGCGTCACCTGCAGCTGGCTGTGCGCAACGACGAGGAGCTCAACAAGCTGCTGGGTGGAGTCACCATCGCTCAGGGCGGCGTCCTGCCCAACATCCAGGCGGTGCTGCTGCCCAAGAAGACCGAGAAGCCGGCCAAGGCCAAGTAA
- the LOC115390184 gene encoding histone H2B 1/2-like produces the protein MPEPSKPAPKKGSKKAVSKTAGKGGKKRRKTRRESYAIYVYKVLKQVHPDTGISSKAMSIMNSFVNDIFERIASEASRLAHYNKRSTISSREIQTAVRLLLPGELAKHAVSEGTKAVTKYTSSK, from the coding sequence atgccTGAACCATCCAAACCCGCGCCCAAGAAGGGCTCCAAGAAAGCCGTGAGCAAGACCGCCGGCAAAGGAGgcaagaagaggagaaagaccagGAGGGAGAGCTACGCTATCTATGTGTACAAGGTGCTGAAGCAGGTCCACCCCGACACCGGCATCTCGTCCAAGGCCATGAGCATCATGAACTCGTTCGTCAACGACATCTTCGAGCGCATCGCCTCAGAGGCGTCTCGCCTCGCTCACTACAACAAGCgctccaccatctcctccaGGGAGATCCAGACCGCCGTGCGTCTCCTGTTGCCCGGCGAGCTGGCCAAGCACGCCGTGTCCGAGGGCACCAAGGCCGTCACCAAGTACACCAGCTCTAAGTAa
- the LOC115390179 gene encoding histone H2A-like: MSGRGKTGGKARAKAKTRSSRAGLQFPVGRVHRLLRKGNYGERVGAGAPVYLAAVLEYLTAEILELAGNAARDNKKTRIIPRHLQLAVRNDEELNKLLGGVTIAQGGVLPNIQAVLLPKKTEKPAKAK, translated from the coding sequence ATGAGCGGCAGAGGAAAGACCGGCGGTAAAGCCAGAGCCAAGGCCAAGACCCGCTCGTCCCGTGCGGGCCTCCAGTTCCCGGTGGGCCGTGTTCATAGACTGCTGCGTAAAGGTAATTACGGGGAGCGCGTGGGAGCCGGAGCCCCCGTGTACCTGGCGGCCGTGCTGGAGTACCTGACCGCTGAGATCTTGGAGCTGGCTGGAAACGCCGCCCGCGACAACAAGAAGACCCGCATCATCCCGCGTCACCTGCAGCTGGCTGTGCGCAACGACGAGGAGCTCAACAAGCTGCTGGGTGGAGTCACCATCGCTCAGGGCGGCGTCCTGCCCAACATCCAGGCGGTGCTGCTGCCCAAGAAGACCGAGAAGCCGGCCAAGGCCAAGTAA
- the LOC115390174 gene encoding histone H1-like: MAEEAPAAAPAASPAKPKAAKKKSAPKKPRTGPSVSDLIVKAVAASKERNGVSLAALKKNLAAGGYDVDKNKARVKTAVKSLVAKGTLVQTKGTGASGSFKMSKKAEPKAKKPAKKAAPKAKKPAAAKKPAAAKKTKAAAAKKTAAAKKSPKKPKKPSAAKKAAAKSPKKPATKSPKKKKAPAAKKAPAAKKAPAKKAVKPKAKKTAAKKK; the protein is encoded by the coding sequence ATGGCAGAAGAAGCTCcagccgccgcccccgccgcctcTCCGGCAAAGCCCAAGGCCGCCAAGAAGAAGTCCGCCCCGAAGAAGCCTCGGACCGGCCCCAGCGTGAGCGACCTCATCGTCAAAGCTGTGGCCGCTTCCAAGGAGCGGAACGGTGTGTCGCTGGCCGCCCTCAAGAAGAACCTGGCCGCCGGAGGCTACGATGTGGACAAGAACAAGGCCCGCGTCAAGACCGCCGTCAAGAGCCTGGTGGCCAAGGGGACCCTGGTCCAGACCAAGGGCACCGGGGCCTCCGGCTCCTTCAAGATGAGCAAGAAGGCCGAGCCCAAGGCCAAGAAGCCCGCCAAGAAAGCGGCTCCCAAAGCCAAGAAGCCCGCCGCCGCCAAGAAGCCCGCAGCGGCTAAAAAGACCAAAGCGGCCGCAGCCAAGAAGACCGCAGCTGCTAAGAAGTCTCCCAAGAAGCCCAAGAAACCCTCAGCGGCCAAGAAGGCGGCAGCCAAGAGCCCCAAGAAGCCCGCCACCAAGAgccccaagaagaagaaggccccCGCAGCCAAGAAGGCTCCAGCAGCCAAGAAAGCTCCAGCAAAGAAGGCCGTCAAGCCCAAAGCCAAGAAGACCGCGGCCAAGAAGAAGTGA
- the LOC115390185 gene encoding histone H2B 1/2-like, whose protein sequence is MPEPAKSAPKKGSKKAVSKTAGKGGKKKRKTRRESYAIYVYKVLKQVHPDTGISSKAMSIMNSFVNDIFERIASEASRLAHYNKRSTITSREIQTAVRLLLPGELAKHAVSEGTKAVTKYTSSK, encoded by the coding sequence ATGCCTGAACCCGCCAAGTCTGCGCCTAAGAAGGGCTCGAAGAAAGCCGTGAGCAAGACCGCCGGAAAAGGAGgtaagaagaagaggaagaccagGAGAGAGAGCTATGCCATCTATGTGTACAAGGTGCTGAAGCAGGTCCACCCCGACACCGGCATCTCGTCTAAGGCCATGAGCATCATGAACTCGTTCGTCAACGACATCTTCGAGCGTATCGCCTCGGAGGCGTCTCGCTTGGCTCACTACAACAAGCGGTCTACTATCACGTCCAGGGAGATCCAGACCGCCGTGCGTCTCCTGCTGCCCGGCGAGCTGGCCAAGCACGCCGTGTCTGAGGGCACCAAGGCCGTCACCAAGTACACCAGCTCCAAGTAa
- the LOC115390188 gene encoding histone H2B 1/2-like, producing MPEPAKSAPKKGSKKAVSKTAGKGGKKKRKTRRESYAIYVYKVLKQVHPDTGISSKAMSIMNSFVNDIFERIASEASRLAHYNKRSTISSREIQTAVRLLLPGELAKHAVSEGTKAVTKYTSSK from the coding sequence ATGCCTGAACCCGCCAAGTCTGCGCCCAAGAAGGGCTCCAAGAAAGCCGTGAGCAAGACCGCCGGCAAAGGAggcaagaagaagaggaagaccagGAGGGAGAGCTATGCCATCTACGTGTACAAGGTGCTGAAGCAGGTCCACCCCGACACCGGCATCTCGTCCAAGGCCATGAGCATCATGAACTCGTTCGTCAACGACATCTTCGAGCGCATCGCCTCGGAGGCGTCTCGCCTGGCTCACTACAACAAGCgctccaccatctcctccaGGGAGATCCAGACCGCCGTGCGTCTCCTGCTGCCCGGCGAGCTGGCCAAGCACGCTGTGTCCGAGGGCACCAAGGCCGTCACCAAGTACACCAGCTCCAAGTAA
- the LOC115390194 gene encoding histone H1-like: MAEEAPAAAPAASPAKPKAAKKKSAPKKARTGPSVSDLIVKAVAASKERNGVSLAALKKNLAAGGYDVDKNKARVKTAVKSLVAKGTLVQTKGTGASGSFKMSKKAEPKAKKPAKKAAPKAKKPAAAKKPAAAKKTKAAAAKKTVAAKKSPKKPKKPSAAKKAAAKSPKKPATKSPKKKKAPAAKKAPAAKKAPAKKAVKPKAKKTAAKKK; the protein is encoded by the coding sequence ATGGCAGAAGAAGCTccggccgccgcccccgccgcctcTCCGGCAAAGCCCAAGGCCGCCAAGAAGAAGTCCGCCCCGAAGAAGGCCCGGACCGGCCCCAGCGTGAGCGACCTCATCGTCAAAGCTGTGGCCGCTTCCAAGGAGCGGAACGGCGTGTCGCTGGCCGCCCTCAAGAAGAACCTGGCCGCCGGAGGCTACGATGTGGACAAGAACAAGGCCCGCGTCAAGACCGCCGTCAAGAGCCTGGTGGCCAAGGGGACCCTGGTCCAGACCAAGGGCACCGGGGCCTCCGGCTCCTTCAAGATGAGCAAGAAGGCCGAGCCCAAGGCCAAGAAGCCCGCCAAGAAAGCGGCTCCCAAAGCCAAGAAGCCCGCCGCCGCCAAGAAGCCCGCAGCGGCTAAAAAGACCAAAGCGGCCGCAGCCAAGAAGACCGTAGCTGCTAAGAAGTCTCCCAAGAAACCCAAGAAACCCTCAGCGGCCAAGAAGGCGGCAGCCAAGAGCCCCAAGAAGCCCGCCACCAAGAgccccaagaagaagaaggccccCGCAGCCAAGAAGGCTCCAGCAGCCAAGAAAGCTCCAGCAAAGAAGGCCGTCAAGCCCAAAGCCAAGAAGACCGCGGCCAAGAAGAAGTGA